From a region of the Carassius auratus strain Wakin chromosome 31, ASM336829v1, whole genome shotgun sequence genome:
- the LOC113050617 gene encoding uracil nucleotide/cysteinyl leukotriene receptor-like yields the protein MESPLTEFATLLPNRSTESCPPVDSTVENTIFGLYYIIIFLLALNGNSLALWIFARQRSNSSPANVFLLHLAVADLFYIFVLPLRATYHLTGGHWPFGEIPCRLAGFFFYVNMYASLYFLACVAGDRYLAVVHAVRSLKVRRPRYAHIASFALWALVIVSMAPLLVTKQTAEFNGSTICLQLYREKASRHALVSLAVAFMPPFIATLSCYLLIVNSLRKGSRLEPALKLRALRTIGLVMLIYIVCFLPYHLSRATFILGYGHPDLSCQIKRGLALANRLTSSLTCLNGALDPLVYLFAAEKFRESVRRLFCRDQSGGSGAISGDLKGTHESSLTAKSEFL from the coding sequence ATGGAGTCCCCCCTGACAGAATTTGCCACATTGCTGCCCAATCGATCCACGGAGAGCTGCCCACCTGTGGACAGTACAGTGGAGAACACGATTTTTGGATTGTACTACATTATAATTTTCCTTCTGGCACTGAACGGCAATAGCCTTGCCCTGTGGATCTTCGCCCGCCAGAGAAGCAACTCTTCTCCAGCCAATGTCTTCCTGCTTCATCTTGCTGTGGCTGACCTGTTTTACATCTTCGTTTTACCCCTCAGAGCCACTTATCATTTAACTGGGGGACATTGGCCGTTTGGTGAAATTCCCTGCCGTCTTGCAGGCTTCTTCTTTTACGTCAACATGTATGCCAGTTTGTACTTCCTAGCCTGTGTTGCAGGTGATAGATACCTTGCTGTGGTACATGCTGTACGTTCCCTCAAGGTCAGGCGCCCTCGTTACGCTCACATTGCCAGTTTTGCCCTATGGGCTTTGGTGATAGTGTCTATGGCGCCCCTACTGGTCACCAAGCAGACTGCAGAATTCAACGGCTCTACCATATGCTTGCAACTGTACAGAGAAAAGGCCTCACGGCATGCTCTCGTCTCTCTCGCTGTAGCCTTCATGCCACCTTTCATTGCCACGCTTTCTTGCTACCTGTTGATAGTGAACAGTCTGCGGAAAGGTTCAAGGCTGGAGCCAGCACTTAAACTCCGAGCTCTCCGCACCATTGGTCTGGTCATGCTCATCTACATAGTGTGCTTTCTGCCCTATCATTTAAGCCGTGCAACCTTCATCCTAGGTTACGGACACCCAGACTTATCCTGTCAAATTAAACGAGGACTAGCCCTGGCTAACCGACTTACATCCTCCCTAACCTGCCTGAATGGGGCTTTGGATCCTCTGGTCTACCTGTTTGCTGCGGAGAAGTTCAGGGAAAGCGTTCGCAGGCTTTTTTGCAGAGATCAGTCAGGGGGGTCCGGCGCTATAAGCGGGGACCTGAAAGGTACACATGAGAGCTCTCTGACCGCAAAGTCTGAGTTCTTATGA